A genomic stretch from Nitrospira defluvii includes:
- a CDS encoding sigma-54-dependent transcriptional regulator, which yields MPWHLLLLEDEASVREAFALRLRDQGYVVQTAGSGEEAFGLLRSFEPDVLVVDLVMPNLSGLDVLARVKQMSPTLPVIVLTARGTVKDAVEAMRLGAFDFVAKSIDMDDLLHTLRRVTEFLTLQRQVQLHSGQDAARYALDRVIAKSPVTRSFLAQVQELVRNDRVTVLLQGETGTGKQYMGRVIHYNSARGTKPCVEVDCPSIPRDLFESELFGHEKGAFTGAAGRKCGLIEMAEGGTVFFDEIGDLPLALQAKLLRVIEERSLRRVGGMTTVPVDVRFMAATNRDLKAAVAKGEFREDLYFRLNVVMLTVPPLRARSEDIIPLAEHCLLRSALALKKPVRELTDSAKQVLQAYHYPGNVRELSNLIERAVIFCNGPSLDAAHFPNDVSAAVAPMTVPAVAPTAVPAAEADPFMVHLSFKVGERSLTDLEDAIIHAVLARADGNKTLAAKYLGITRWMLDRRRKG from the coding sequence GAGGCGTTCGGCTTGCTCCGTTCGTTCGAGCCGGATGTGCTGGTTGTTGATCTGGTGATGCCCAATCTGTCCGGGCTGGATGTGCTGGCCCGAGTGAAACAGATGTCGCCGACATTGCCGGTCATCGTGCTGACGGCCAGAGGGACGGTCAAAGATGCGGTCGAAGCCATGCGGCTTGGCGCGTTCGATTTTGTGGCGAAGAGCATCGATATGGATGATCTGCTCCACACGTTGCGCCGGGTGACGGAGTTCCTGACCCTTCAGCGTCAGGTGCAGTTGCACAGCGGCCAGGATGCCGCGCGCTATGCGTTGGATCGGGTGATCGCCAAGAGTCCTGTCACCAGGAGCTTTCTGGCTCAGGTGCAGGAACTCGTGCGCAATGATCGTGTGACAGTGCTGTTACAAGGTGAAACAGGAACCGGCAAGCAATACATGGGGCGGGTGATCCATTACAACAGTGCACGTGGAACCAAACCCTGTGTGGAGGTTGACTGCCCCTCAATTCCAAGAGACCTGTTCGAAAGTGAGCTGTTCGGTCACGAGAAGGGAGCATTCACGGGCGCAGCCGGCCGGAAATGTGGGCTGATCGAAATGGCCGAAGGGGGCACTGTTTTCTTTGACGAAATCGGGGATCTTCCACTGGCCTTACAAGCCAAGTTACTGCGTGTGATCGAGGAGCGATCGCTGCGACGGGTCGGAGGTATGACGACGGTGCCCGTCGACGTGCGCTTCATGGCCGCGACCAACCGTGATCTCAAGGCAGCCGTCGCGAAGGGGGAGTTTCGGGAGGATCTGTATTTTCGTCTGAACGTGGTCATGCTGACCGTTCCTCCCTTGCGCGCGCGATCGGAAGACATTATTCCGCTTGCCGAACACTGTCTCCTGAGGTCGGCGTTGGCGCTCAAAAAGCCTGTTCGGGAGTTGACCGACTCCGCCAAGCAAGTGCTTCAGGCGTATCACTATCCCGGTAATGTGCGGGAATTAAGCAACCTCATCGAACGAGCGGTGATCTTCTGCAACGGCCCATCGCTCGATGCCGCTCATTTTCCGAACGACGTGTCTGCGGCAGTGGCGCCCATGACAGTCCCGGCGGTCGCGCCGACTGCGGTACCTGCCGCTGAGGCCGATCCGTTCATGGTTCACTTGTCGTTTAAGGTTGGGGAGCGTTCGTTGACCGACCTCGAGGATGCCATCATTCATGCGGTGTTGGCGCGGGCCGACGGGAATAAAACTCTTGCAGCGAAGTATCTGGGAATCACACGCTGGATGCTTGACCGGCGACGCAAGGGGTAA